The genome window GACGACCCGCCCAGAGGCAGCGGATTTGGCGGCATCACGCTAGCCTACAACGCAAAAAACAAAGAGGACGTAGCTAGCGTCATAGAGCTAGTAAAAAAGGCGGGCGGCACCATCGTCAAGGAGCCCCAAGATACGTTTTGGGGCGGATATCACGCGTATTTTGCCGATCCAGAGGGATACTACTGGGGGGGCCCGGTTTTAAATTTGACGAGGACGGGCTGCTCAAATTTAACTAGTTGCGGCGTCAAAGCGCTTTTATTTTAGCTGCTTGCCCGCCGCAAAAAGGCAAAATCATGAAAGATATAGTCGTATACATACACGGAAAAAATGGAAGCGCGGCAGAAGCAGCCCGCTACCGACGGCTTTTTGCAGATAGCGACGTGCTTGGATTTGATTACGAAGCGCGCACGCCATGGGAGGCGAAAGAGGAATTTGCGCCGTATTTTGAGTCCATCCTTAAAAGCCGCAAATCCGTGACGATCGTAGCAAACAGTATCGGCGCGTTTTTTGCCATGCACGCCTTGCGGGACATGCGTATAAAAAAGGCGTATTTTATCTCCCCTATCGTAAATATGGAAAATTTGATCCTAAACATGATGTCGCAGGCAAACGCGAGCGAGGAGGAGCTGCGAGATAAGGGCGAACTGAGCACAAAATTCGGAGAAAAACTTTCGTGGAGATATCTTTGCTACGCTAGAGAACATCCTACCCTCTGGACTGTGCCGACGCATATTTTATACGGCGAAAACGACGATCTAACATCTTTTGAAACGATTTGCGAGTTTGCAAACCAAGTCGGCGCAACGCTTACCGTCATGAAAAACGGCGAGCATAGATTTAGTACGGCGGAGCAAATGCGGTTTCTGGATGATTGGATACGGCACTATAGCCGGTAGCGGCGCCTAACTGGGCTTGGAGGAGCTTTTATGCCGAGTCCATACGGTCAAATTTGACTCAATATCCGCCGCTCAAGCCGCTCTTAAATTTTACGCAAAAGCCTCAATTAAATTTACCGCGGAGGCGAAAATTTAGCTCAAATTTTACTCGACCTCCGCGCTAGCAACGACCGGCCAAGACCCCCCCCGACATAGCCTAGCATAAAACTCAAATTTACCGCCGTTTTACCGCGCGTCAAATTTGCTCAAAGCCCCAAATACCGCTTTAAAATAATCATCGCCGCGATACTATCCAGCCGTCCGTCGCGTCTGTCCTCGACGTAAATTTCGCTCGCCTCAAAGCTACTCATCGCCTCGTCCTGATAGACCACTTCGCCGTCAAATTCCAGTAGCGACACGAAGTGTGCGATCCGCCGTCGCATCTCATCCTCGCTGGATCCCCCAAGCGGCACGCCCACGACCAGCTTTTTTGCTCCGTATTCGCGCAAAACGGCGCTAACGTCGCGCGCGGCTTGATTGCGATTTTTACGCAGTACGGGCGTTTGCGGCATCACGGTTTGCCCGACGGCTAGCGCCACGCCGATACGTTTTAGCCCCACGTCGATGGCCATTATGCTCATTTTCGTCCTTTAGATTTTGATTTTTGCGCCTGATTTTGGTTATTTGCAGGCAAATTTATATCAAAAAATCGCTGCCGTTTGCCGATTTTTGCGAGACATTAAATTTATATTACAACAAATCCGCGCAAAGTGAAATTACCGAAACAATTAAACCCGCCGCAAACAAATTTGCCGTAAAATTTATCGCGAAAATTTGCCTAATCTTAGCAAACATAGTCCGCTAGAAATGTTACTCCAAGCAAGCTCGAGCAAATTTAAAAAACCGCAAAAACGAGCGAGCGAATTTCACTCTCGCATGCCAAAAAATTTACGTAATCCTAAAATTTAAAAATCGCCTGCAAACCGCACGAATTTAAACTAAAAACTGCTTAAATTTGCCGCCGTTTAGCTTGGTCTTTTAAAATTTAAACCACTCGTCTGGCGCAAAATTTAAATCTACGTCCTTGCAAAACAGATAGAGCAAATTTACTCCGCAAATACCGTAAGCCCAGATATTCGCACTTTGCCTTCCAGTTCGTATTCGTAAATTTTATCGCCGAATTTCGCCAAGGCCGTATCGAGACTCGCGCCGTTTTTGCAAAATTTTATCACCTCGTCGTCTTGCGCAGACGCAGGTTTGCCGCCGAAACGAAGCGCAAATTCGTCAAAATCGTTTATCAAATTTGCCGCGCCGCTAGCGACCAGCTCGTTCGTCCCGTCGCTCTCGCCTAGGCGCTGAGGCAGCGTAAATATCGGCACGCCAAGCTCCTTTGCCATGCGCGCGCTTTGCATTGAGCCACTTCTGGTATCGGCCTGCGCCACGACCAGGGCCTGCGAGAGCGCGACCACGATGCGGTTTCGCTCCAAAAATCTATATGCAAGCGGCGGTTCGCCTGGTTCATACTCGCTAAGAGCCAGCGCATTTTGGTAGATTTCTTTGATGATTTTGGCGTTGCTTTGCGGGTAGATTTTATTTAGTCCGTTGCCAAAAACGGCGACCGTATGCGGATACGCGCCCTTGTGCGCGGCGATATCCACGCCGATAGCCGCACCGCTAACTACGCAAACGCCGCTGTTTGCCAGCGTCCTAGCCAGCGCCTCTACGCACTGCCTGGTGTAGGCGCTTGCCTTTCTTGAACCCACGATCGAGACCATCGGGCGCTCAAGCAGAGCCAAATTTCCCTCGAAATAGAGCTTTTTCGGCGGCTTTTTAAGACGCAAAAGACCGCTAGGAAGCTCGGCTAAGACGTTCAAAAAAGATCCTTTAGATAGACGACCTCGACCTCTTGCAGGAGTTTGGCGCTTTCTTGCAGGACCTCGATCGTGTTTTTGTGCGGATGGCCGATCGCGATGGCGTATGAGCGCTTTTTAGCTAGCTCGACGGCGTATTTTAGCTGCTTTCGCACCGCTGCTTTTGAGCCGTCGTGATCCAAAAATACGTCGCGCGCGATGTAGGGCATAGAGTATTTTTTCGCCGCGCCGTAAACCTTGGTCGGCGAGGTCGTCTTACTATCGACGAAGATCAAATTTTCGTCCCGCATCGCTCGCATCAGCCTATCCATCGCGGCCGCATCGCTAGTAAAGCGACTGCCTGTGTGGTTGTTGATGTATTTTAGATCCGGAAAATCTCGCTTGATGCTTTGCAGTTTTTTAGCGATCTTTTCGTAGTCGTCGTTTACCGTCAGAGTGCCGATCTCAGCGCCATTAAAGCCGCCTAGAGCCTGCATAGGCAGGTGGATCATATAAAAGCTAAAACGCCGCGCCAAAACAGGCGTCTCCGGGTGGGCGGAGGTTGCCGGGAAAAAGGACGGCGTGAGCTTTAGATTTACCGATTTTATCGCGTCTGTTTGGTGCTTATACGCCACGTCGTCGATGATGATGACTAGACGCGGTTTGTAGCCCGCTTTTACGGCGGCCTTTACCTCGTTTGGCTCGGGCGCGGTTTTTTTATCCGTTTTTTGCGAGTTTGTGAATTTGGCTTTTTCGTCCTTTTTAGGCTTTTCTTTTTCGATCTTTTCTTGCTCGTTTTGCTCGGAGTTTTGCGGCGCGTTTTCTGCGTCAAATTTCGCCTCGACCTGCCCCCCCTGATCGTTTGCGTCGCTAAATTCGATATGGATTTTTTCTTTTTTTAGCGCTTGCTCGAGGGAGTTATTTTGCGCCTGCGGCATAGGCGTATCGTCAAAGATTACGGCTTCGGAATTTGCAAAAATATGCGTTCTTTGAGGCGCTCGAGAGCCATCAAATTTAACGGTATCGCCGTTACTTTGAGCGGATTTAGGGGGTTCGCTTTTAGAGCTTAAATTTGTCAAATTTAATTCGCCGACTTTTTTAGCGCTCGCCCCGTCAAGCTCGGATGTATCGCGGGAGGCTAAATTTCCGCCCTCAGGCGAGATTTTATCCTTTATCCTCTGCGCGTTCTGTCCGTCTTTATCAAATTTAGCTTGCTCGTTTGGCGAATTTAAACCGCTTGTTCCCTCTGCCTTAGCTTTTTCGTCGCCGATTTTTGCTTTACCTTTAGCTTCTGCTTCGTCAAAAAGCGCCTTTATATCGGTCAAATTTGCTCTCGAGTGCACGCCCGATGCGGCTTGCGCGTCTTTTATGGTGACTTTTTCGGAGCCGTTTGAGGCCGAAAGGCTTGGCTTGTGGCTTAAATTTTGCTTTTGATCAGGCTCGCTTTTATCGCCGAAATACCGCTCGATTTTAGCGATCAGCGCATTATCGCTTTTAACTTTTACCCTGACGTCCAGCAAATAAAACGCCCCGACAAGCAAGATACAGGCGATGAGAAAAGCGAAAAGTAGTAGCTTTAGGCCGCCGCGCGAGCGCCCCTTTTTGGAGCGCCTTTTCGCGGCCTTTTTTCTAGGTTTCGAGTTCAATTAGTTTTTGCTTTGATCTATGAGTTTGCCGGCACTGATCCAAGGCATCATGGAGCGTAGTTTTTTGCCGGTTTGATTTAGTAGGCCTCTTTCGGCGATACCGCGCTCTGCGTTCATGCGGACGTATCCGGCCTTGCGTTCTAGGATGAAGTCTTTTGCAAATTTACCGTTTTGGATCTCTTTTAAAATTTCTTTCATCGCTTTTTTGCTGTCTTCGCCGATGACGCGCGGTCCGCTCACGTAGTCGCCGTACTCTGCGGTGTTTGAGATAGAGTAGCGCATATCCGCCATACCGCCTTGATACATTAGATCCACGATTAGTTTTAGCTCGTGCAAGCACTCGAAATACGCCATCTCAGGCTCGTATCCGGCATCGACTAAAGTCTCAAAGCCCGCGTTTACTAGTGCGCAAAGCCCGCCGCAAAGCACCGCCTGCTCGCCGAAAAGATCGGTCTCGGTCTCGTCTTTAAAGGTTGTCTCAATGATGCCTGTTCTGCCGCCGCCGATCGCGCTAGCGTAGCTTAGAGCTAGCTCTTTAGCCTTTCCGCTTGCGTTTTGCTCTACGGCGATTAGATCAGGGATGCCGCCGCCTCGCACAAATTCGCTTCTTACCGTATGGCCGGGCGCTTTTGGGGCGATCATGATGACGTCGATGCCTTCAGGAGCTTTGATCTGTCCGAAATGCACGTTAAAACCGTGTCCAAAAGCTATCGCGTCGCCCTCGTTTAAATTCGGCTTTATATCTCGCTCGAAAATTTCGGCTTGAAGCTCGTCGGGAGTCAGTATCATTATGACGTTTGCGGCCTTTGCGGCTTCGGCTACGGTTTTTACCTCAAAGCCCTTCGCTTCGGCCTTCGCCCAGCTTTTACCGCCCTTTGCAAGACCCACGATCACCTTTACGCCGCTATCGCGCAAATTTTCAGCGTGCGCGTGTCCTTGCGAGCCAAAACCTATCATCGCCACGGTTTTGCTTCTAATCAAGCTTAAATCGCAATCTTTGTCATAGTAAATACTTACTGCCATATTCTCTCCTCTTAAAAAATTTGTGAGATTATACTACCTAAACACTGAAACAAACTTGACTTTAAGTTTTTTAAAAAGCCTTTTAGTGTAGAATTAGCGATTATAAAATCTCGATATGAAGTGGGAAAAATGAACGAATCAATCTATAAACATATAAAAGCTCTTCCGCCGCTTGACGACACGGTCGTAAAAATTCAAGCCATTTGCAGAAACGAAAATAGCTCAATGAACGATCTATCCCAAGTCGTCGAAAAAGACCCGATGCTAACGGCAAACGTCTTACGCTCCGCAAACTCTCCGCTTTACGGATTTAGTAGGGAGATAACGACCGTTTCTAGAGCGGTGGCGCTGTTTGGCATGGCGACGGTTCGCGGTTTCGCCCTATCAAGCGCGGTCAAAAAAAGCTTTAAGATAAATTTGGATCCTTACGGCATCACAAACCAAGATTTCTTAAATATATCCATGATACAAAACGCATTGATGTACAACTGGTACTCGAAAATAAACGCTAGCGATCTTGCGATTTTAAGCCCCGCTTCGTTTATGCTCGAAGTCGGTAAAATCGTCATCTCTAACGAGCTAAATGAATCCGGCAAAGCGGCCGAATTTAAGGCAAATTTGAAAAACATTTCAAATCCTTTCGACCTATCTGAGCTTGAAAACAAAATCGTCGAGATTTCAAACGAAACCGTAACGGCTAAAATTTTCGAGCAGTGGAATCTAGAGTCTGAGCTAGTCGATGCGATTTTGTATTCAAACAACCCAGACGACGCGCCGGAGCACATAAAAAGCTATTCAAAAGCGCTTAAAGTCGTAAAAAGCGCGGTAAATATATTCAACCAGCTAAACGACGATAATCTACAAAACACGCTAATGCATCTCGACGAATACGGCTTTGCGCAAGATAAATTCCTAGAAGCCGTCGCAAAAGTCAAAGCGAATTTGTGAAAGAATTTTTAACCAAACTACTTGACGGAGTGAGCGAAAAGGAAGTCGCCTCCTCCGATAAAGAAATCCTACGAAATTTACTAAATTTAAACGCCGTAAGCCAGCACAAAGATCGCTACTATCTAAATAACGGCTTTGTCTGCGGCAAACTCGATATAAGCGCGAACGGCACGGGCTTTTTGGCGCCTTACGACAAACGCTTCAAGCAAGATATAATAATAGAAAATAAAAATTTAAACGCCTCGCACTACGGCGACATCGTACTGGCAAAGCTCCTGCCGCTAAAGAAAAAACGCCAAAGCGCCAAAGTCGTAATGACGCTAAAACTCGCCAACGAAACGAGCGTAGTCTATACCAAACAAATAGGCTCGGTAATCCTTGGCGTAAACGTAAAAACCGCGCTTAGCTCGCCACTAAAAGCGTCGCAAAAATCTCTAAAAATGTTGCCGCCAGGCACGCTACTAAAAATCGGCAATCTAAATAACGAAATAGTCGAAGTCATCGGCAATATAAACGACCCACTTAGCGACGAGAAAATCTCGCTCGCCGTATTTAACAAAAACGACGAATTTAACGAGGAGTGCGAAGCCGAAGCGCTCGCGTGGGGCGATGAGGTCGATGCCGCGATGTATCCGCAAAGGGTAGATTTAAGGGAACTGCCTTTTTGTACGATCGATCCCGTCGATGCCAAAGACTTTGACGACGCGATATATTTTGACGAGAAAAAGCGAGAAATTTACGTCGCGATCGCAGACGTTAGCGAATACGTCACTCCCTACTCTCCGATAGATGCAGAGGCCAAAACGCGCGGATTTTCGATATATTTTCCGCATAAAGCCGTGCCGATGCTGCCACGAAATTTGAGCGAAAATATCTGCTCGCTTAAGCCAAATACCGCGCGCCTTGCGTTTTGTTTCAAAATCACGCTAGATGAAAACTGCGAAGTTGTAAAAGAAGAGCTCTTAGAAGCCGTTATCGTCTCACAAAGACGCTTTAACTACGACGAGGTCGATCAAATCTTACGCGGCGAACGCGAGGACGAGACCGGCTGGATCAAGCCTCTTTTCGCGCTCACTTCGAGTCTGCGCAAAAAACGCCTGAAAAACGCGTTTGACTTTAGAACCCAGGAGCTTCGTATGAGCCTTGACGCAGACGGCGGGCTTGCCTCTACAAGATTTGAGACCGACACCGACTCGCACAGACTCGTCGAGGACTGCATGCTGCTAGCCAACGTCGCTGCGGCAAAACGCATCGGTAAAGGCATTTTTAGAAATCACGGCTCGCCGGATCTGCGAAAAATCCAAATTTTGCTCGAAGACCTCAGCGCTCTGGGCTTTGACTTCGTTTATGAGAGCGATATCGCAAATTTGGTTCGCAAAATCCAAGCGCAGGCCGACGCCGTAGGCAACCGCGAGGAGATCGACAAACTCATCATCAAATCGCAAAAAAAGGCCGAATACGGCGCGCAAAATTTAGGCCACTTCGGACTGGGATTTGAGCGCTACACGCACTTTACGAGCCCGATCCGCCGCTACTCCGACCTTACGTTGCACCGCCTTTTAAAGGCCAAACTGCGCAACGACGAGAAATTTTTCAACTACCTGCTTTTAAATATCGAAGCGACTTGCTCAAATTTAAGCGAACTCGAGCGCGAAGCCGACAGGGTCGCGTTTGACTTTATGGATAGAAAATTCGCGCGCTGGGCAAAAGAGCGCATCGGACAGCGATTTAACGCCTATATCAGCGAAAATCAAAACGTCGCGATCGCCAGGCTTGACGACGAGATAAAAGGCGCTAGGATATTTTTGGGCGCGTACGGCGCAAATTTACTACAAAAAGTCATCGTC of Campylobacter showae contains these proteins:
- a CDS encoding alpha/beta hydrolase, with product MKDIVVYIHGKNGSAAEAARYRRLFADSDVLGFDYEARTPWEAKEEFAPYFESILKSRKSVTIVANSIGAFFAMHALRDMRIKKAYFISPIVNMENLILNMMSQANASEEELRDKGELSTKFGEKLSWRYLCYAREHPTLWTVPTHILYGENDDLTSFETICEFANQVGATLTVMKNGEHRFSTAEQMRFLDDWIRHYSR
- the ruvX gene encoding Holliday junction resolvase RuvX, with amino-acid sequence MSIMAIDVGLKRIGVALAVGQTVMPQTPVLRKNRNQAARDVSAVLREYGAKKLVVGVPLGGSSEDEMRRRIAHFVSLLEFDGEVVYQDEAMSSFEASEIYVEDRRDGRLDSIAAMIILKRYLGL
- the dprA gene encoding DNA-processing protein DprA, with product MNVLAELPSGLLRLKKPPKKLYFEGNLALLERPMVSIVGSRKASAYTRQCVEALARTLANSGVCVVSGAAIGVDIAAHKGAYPHTVAVFGNGLNKIYPQSNAKIIKEIYQNALALSEYEPGEPPLAYRFLERNRIVVALSQALVVAQADTRSGSMQSARMAKELGVPIFTLPQRLGESDGTNELVASGAANLINDFDEFALRFGGKPASAQDDEVIKFCKNGASLDTALAKFGDKIYEYELEGKVRISGLTVFAE
- a CDS encoding divergent polysaccharide deacetylase family protein, yielding MNSKPRKKAAKRRSKKGRSRGGLKLLLFAFLIACILLVGAFYLLDVRVKVKSDNALIAKIERYFGDKSEPDQKQNLSHKPSLSASNGSEKVTIKDAQAASGVHSRANLTDIKALFDEAEAKGKAKIGDEKAKAEGTSGLNSPNEQAKFDKDGQNAQRIKDKISPEGGNLASRDTSELDGASAKKVGELNLTNLSSKSEPPKSAQSNGDTVKFDGSRAPQRTHIFANSEAVIFDDTPMPQAQNNSLEQALKKEKIHIEFSDANDQGGQVEAKFDAENAPQNSEQNEQEKIEKEKPKKDEKAKFTNSQKTDKKTAPEPNEVKAAVKAGYKPRLVIIIDDVAYKHQTDAIKSVNLKLTPSFFPATSAHPETPVLARRFSFYMIHLPMQALGGFNGAEIGTLTVNDDYEKIAKKLQSIKRDFPDLKYINNHTGSRFTSDAAAMDRLMRAMRDENLIFVDSKTTSPTKVYGAAKKYSMPYIARDVFLDHDGSKAAVRKQLKYAVELAKKRSYAIAIGHPHKNTIEVLQESAKLLQEVEVVYLKDLF
- the ilvC gene encoding ketol-acid reductoisomerase; its protein translation is MAVSIYYDKDCDLSLIRSKTVAMIGFGSQGHAHAENLRDSGVKVIVGLAKGGKSWAKAEAKGFEVKTVAEAAKAANVIMILTPDELQAEIFERDIKPNLNEGDAIAFGHGFNVHFGQIKAPEGIDVIMIAPKAPGHTVRSEFVRGGGIPDLIAVEQNASGKAKELALSYASAIGGGRTGIIETTFKDETETDLFGEQAVLCGGLCALVNAGFETLVDAGYEPEMAYFECLHELKLIVDLMYQGGMADMRYSISNTAEYGDYVSGPRVIGEDSKKAMKEILKEIQNGKFAKDFILERKAGYVRMNAERGIAERGLLNQTGKKLRSMMPWISAGKLIDQSKN
- a CDS encoding HDOD domain-containing protein, with amino-acid sequence MNESIYKHIKALPPLDDTVVKIQAICRNENSSMNDLSQVVEKDPMLTANVLRSANSPLYGFSREITTVSRAVALFGMATVRGFALSSAVKKSFKINLDPYGITNQDFLNISMIQNALMYNWYSKINASDLAILSPASFMLEVGKIVISNELNESGKAAEFKANLKNISNPFDLSELENKIVEISNETVTAKIFEQWNLESELVDAILYSNNPDDAPEHIKSYSKALKVVKSAVNIFNQLNDDNLQNTLMHLDEYGFAQDKFLEAVAKVKANL
- a CDS encoding RNB domain-containing ribonuclease — protein: MKEFLTKLLDGVSEKEVASSDKEILRNLLNLNAVSQHKDRYYLNNGFVCGKLDISANGTGFLAPYDKRFKQDIIIENKNLNASHYGDIVLAKLLPLKKKRQSAKVVMTLKLANETSVVYTKQIGSVILGVNVKTALSSPLKASQKSLKMLPPGTLLKIGNLNNEIVEVIGNINDPLSDEKISLAVFNKNDEFNEECEAEALAWGDEVDAAMYPQRVDLRELPFCTIDPVDAKDFDDAIYFDEKKREIYVAIADVSEYVTPYSPIDAEAKTRGFSIYFPHKAVPMLPRNLSENICSLKPNTARLAFCFKITLDENCEVVKEELLEAVIVSQRRFNYDEVDQILRGEREDETGWIKPLFALTSSLRKKRLKNAFDFRTQELRMSLDADGGLASTRFETDTDSHRLVEDCMLLANVAAAKRIGKGIFRNHGSPDLRKIQILLEDLSALGFDFVYESDIANLVRKIQAQADAVGNREEIDKLIIKSQKKAEYGAQNLGHFGLGFERYTHFTSPIRRYSDLTLHRLLKAKLRNDEKFFNYLLLNIEATCSNLSELEREADRVAFDFMDRKFARWAKERIGQRFNAYISENQNVAIARLDDEIKGARIFLGAYGANLLQKVIVEITDANIATAEIFGKVVKKIDV